AGCAGTCCTTCAAAGATATTCAGAGCCGTCATCGCTCGATGCTTGGCATAAACTTGCTGGTCTGGCTTTTTCATTAAGCATTCCCCAATCGCCGGGATCAGTTCATTGGTAGTAATCATTTGCACCTGCCGCACCTTAGCAACTGCCTGGGCAGATTCTGGCAGCAATTTAGGTTGGGGATATTGCAGGTTTAAATAATCCAAAATGGCTTGGGACTCTGTCACTGTCAAGTCATTGTCCACCAGTACCGGAATCCGACAAAAGGGGTTGAGAGCCCTGAATTCAGGCGTGAATTGATCGCCCCCCATATTGACGACGATCGGATCAAACGCTAAGCCCTTTTCAATCAGTGTGATCCAAACCGGACGGCTGAAGAGGGAGGGTTTGGCATAATAAAATGAAATCATAGCTATACAGAACGAACGATCGTACTAAATATATGTCAATCTATACCCTGACTTCAACCCCAACACTAGAAATCTTTCACAGCTCGAATTTAGCCG
The Acaryochloris marina S15 genome window above contains:
- a CDS encoding glutathione S-transferase family protein, whose amino-acid sequence is MISFYYAKPSLFSRPVWITLIEKGLAFDPIVVNMGGDQFTPEFRALNPFCRIPVLVDNDLTVTESQAILDYLNLQYPQPKLLPESAQAVAKVRQVQMITTNELIPAIGECLMKKPDQQVYAKHRAMTALNIFEGLLEGPYFGGDHLSLADIVAGSLVPVVCDLGFSLDQLPRLQNWLKALMVRPAWQQTQLTAVEKDRFLRSIRALARLWQKRRRQRAEELLVPNKSTPPTIG